From a region of the Pseudoxanthomonas sp. X-1 genome:
- a CDS encoding site-specific integrase: protein MTELDRYLDAATRQNTVRSYASALQHFEVDWQGHLPATPDSVARYLAAYAQTLAASTLRQRLAAIASWHRDHGFVDPTRSPLVRKVLKGIKTLHPGQVKQAAPLQIRRLVELDDWLAAAIAAAHARGDGPAALRHQRDRALVLLGFWRGFRGDELLRLDVAHLTLVPGQGMTCFLPRSKGDRQAAGVTYKVPALSRLCPVEATQTWLQAADLQEGPVFRAVNQWGKVSAEGLHPNSLVRLLRELLASAGFADAGLHSSHSLRRGFASWANDQGWDMKALMEYVGWRDVQSAMRYLDGRDPFARDRIEASLPSPTVPVPAMALPAPEGKSALQLRLRMVLTPFARTGRGAAKARGRIEEICLAPFQAVRLNTASSEYQLTAPTDPERDLDEILATLLDDMHRMADTHQCFLEASLNTDDGRHWD, encoded by the coding sequence GTGACCGAACTGGACCGCTACCTCGATGCGGCCACGCGCCAGAACACGGTGCGCAGCTACGCCTCGGCGCTGCAGCACTTCGAGGTCGACTGGCAGGGTCACCTGCCGGCCACCCCGGACAGCGTGGCCCGGTACTTGGCCGCATACGCGCAGACCCTGGCTGCGAGCACGCTGCGCCAGCGGCTGGCTGCCATTGCCTCCTGGCATCGCGATCATGGGTTTGTCGATCCCACCCGGTCGCCGCTGGTGCGCAAGGTCCTCAAAGGCATCAAGACCCTGCACCCGGGCCAGGTCAAGCAGGCCGCGCCGCTCCAGATTCGGCGGCTGGTCGAGCTCGATGACTGGCTGGCCGCGGCGATCGCTGCGGCACATGCCCGGGGCGATGGGCCGGCGGCGCTGCGCCATCAACGGGACCGAGCGCTGGTGTTGCTTGGGTTCTGGCGGGGCTTCCGTGGCGATGAACTGCTGCGTCTGGACGTGGCCCATCTCACGCTGGTGCCGGGACAGGGAATGACCTGCTTCCTGCCACGCAGCAAGGGTGATCGGCAGGCAGCCGGCGTCACCTACAAGGTGCCGGCGCTGTCGCGGTTGTGCCCGGTGGAGGCGACCCAAACCTGGCTGCAGGCGGCTGACCTGCAAGAAGGGCCGGTGTTTCGTGCAGTCAACCAATGGGGCAAGGTAAGCGCCGAAGGTCTCCATCCCAACAGCCTGGTGCGCCTGCTGCGCGAGCTGCTGGCCAGTGCGGGCTTTGCGGATGCGGGGCTCCACAGCAGCCATTCGCTGCGCCGCGGCTTTGCCAGCTGGGCCAACGACCAGGGCTGGGACATGAAGGCCTTGATGGAGTACGTGGGCTGGCGCGATGTGCAGTCGGCCATGCGCTACCTGGACGGGCGTGACCCGTTTGCCCGGGACCGCATTGAAGCGAGCCTGCCCAGTCCAACCGTGCCGGTACCGGCGATGGCACTGCCGGCGCCGGAGGGCAAATCGGCCCTGCAGCTGCGCCTGCGCATGGTGCTGACCCCGTTTGCCCGCACGGGCCGCGGCGCGGCCAAGGCCCGAGGCCGAATTGAAGAGATCTGCTTGGCCCCGTTCCAGGCTGTGCGCCTGAACACCGCCAGCAGCGAGTACCAGTTGACTGCTCCCACCGATCCCGAAAGGGATCTGGATGAAATCCTGGCCACGTTGCTCGATGACATGCACCGCATGGCCGATACGCACCAGTGTTTCCTGGAAGCGTCTCTCAATACAGACGACGGCCGGCACTGGGATTGA
- a CDS encoding Tn3 family transposase, producing the protein MATFHETAYPRLKPDPTAKELEEIYTPTAAEIAFAKQLTTQPGPQLAVLIHLKLFQRLGYFTVLADVPERIRKHIAKAARLGRVLDTDQLERYDASGSQRRHMPQLRQFIGVRPLAKAGMSWLDTVATGAAQTKHTIPDIVNVLLEELVHHRYELPGFRTLELAAIGARERVNLGYYRSISHALTPATRTLIDELLRAPEGSRFTGWQSAELFIKQVRGLENTAQQKLLAYQLEHAKRADFLIGQLKEILQAYQLDGSDSQRVDAIDNSLEAEVSTLLAECEEHMAYAGKNYLPFMLQPYGAVRPLLFNGLELMNLRATSHDAGMEPLIAAVLSLRNQRRELIEVASLGLDPEKDFDWMSKLWRQHVFGKRASAAGAGWMHRKYFELAVLVQVKDELKSGDLFIPSSERFDDYREQLVDEATLAQELEAYGQVSGLPTDAESFVAGLRAQLTSLADEVDARFPENVHADILDGRLVLRKGQRAEVSSAITTVDRLIAERLPESSIVDVLIDASQWLDLHRFFRPIAGTESQVEDLPRRVITTLFCYGCNLGPTQTARSIKGFSRRQVAWLNLKYVTEDVLEKAIVEVINTYNKFDLPGYWGSGKSASADGTKWSVYEDNLLSEYHIRYGGYGGIGYYHVSDKYVALFSHFIPCGVHEGIYILDGLLANTSDIQPEIVHGDTQAQSYPVFGLAHMLGIQLMPRIRNIKDLTFFRPEPGRAYKNIQALFGDSIDWQLIATHLHDMLRVAISIRLGKITASSILRRLGTYSRKNKLYFAFRELGKAVRTLFLLRYIDDNEIRKTIHAATNKSEEYNGFVKWVFFGSQGIIAENVQHEQRKIIKYSQLVANMIILHNVEGMSRTLAEMRKEGIELTPEILAGLSPYRTSHINRFGDYHLDLEREVAPLSYKAKVLEQTP; encoded by the coding sequence ATGGCTACCTTTCACGAGACCGCCTACCCGCGACTGAAGCCTGATCCCACCGCCAAGGAACTGGAGGAGATCTATACCCCGACCGCCGCTGAGATTGCATTCGCCAAGCAGCTGACCACCCAGCCGGGTCCGCAGCTGGCGGTACTGATTCATCTCAAGCTCTTCCAGCGCTTGGGCTACTTCACGGTGTTGGCCGACGTACCCGAGCGGATCCGGAAGCACATCGCCAAGGCCGCCCGACTCGGGCGCGTATTGGACACCGACCAGCTCGAACGCTACGACGCTTCCGGCAGCCAGCGCCGGCATATGCCGCAGCTTCGGCAGTTCATTGGGGTGCGCCCCTTGGCCAAAGCCGGGATGTCTTGGCTGGACACGGTGGCCACCGGTGCAGCCCAGACCAAGCACACCATCCCGGACATCGTGAACGTCCTGCTTGAAGAGCTGGTGCACCATCGCTACGAACTTCCTGGCTTCCGCACCTTGGAACTGGCCGCCATCGGTGCCCGCGAGCGGGTCAACCTGGGCTACTACCGCAGTATCAGCCACGCGCTGACGCCCGCCACGCGCACGCTCATCGACGAACTGCTGCGCGCACCGGAAGGGTCCAGGTTCACCGGCTGGCAATCAGCCGAGTTGTTCATCAAGCAGGTGCGCGGGCTGGAGAACACGGCCCAGCAGAAATTGCTGGCCTACCAGCTCGAACATGCCAAACGGGCCGACTTCCTCATCGGCCAGCTCAAGGAAATCCTACAGGCCTATCAGCTCGACGGCAGCGATAGTCAGCGCGTGGATGCCATCGACAATAGCCTGGAAGCGGAAGTGTCGACCTTGCTGGCCGAATGCGAAGAACATATGGCCTACGCCGGGAAGAACTACCTGCCATTCATGCTGCAGCCCTATGGCGCGGTCAGGCCGCTGCTGTTCAATGGGCTGGAGCTGATGAACCTTCGGGCGACCAGCCACGATGCCGGCATGGAGCCGCTGATCGCAGCGGTGCTCTCGCTGCGCAACCAGCGCCGTGAGCTGATCGAGGTCGCCTCCCTCGGTTTGGACCCGGAAAAAGACTTTGACTGGATGTCCAAGCTCTGGCGTCAGCACGTGTTCGGCAAGCGGGCCAGTGCAGCCGGCGCCGGCTGGATGCACCGTAAGTACTTCGAGCTGGCCGTGCTGGTGCAGGTCAAGGACGAACTGAAGTCCGGCGATCTCTTCATTCCCAGCAGCGAACGGTTTGATGACTACCGTGAGCAGCTGGTCGATGAAGCCACCTTGGCCCAGGAACTGGAAGCCTACGGCCAGGTGTCAGGCCTGCCCACCGACGCCGAGTCTTTCGTGGCGGGATTGCGCGCACAATTGACCTCCCTGGCCGATGAGGTCGACGCGCGTTTCCCGGAGAACGTACATGCGGACATCCTGGATGGGCGCCTGGTGCTGCGGAAGGGGCAACGCGCCGAAGTCTCCAGCGCGATTACCACGGTGGATCGCCTCATCGCCGAACGGCTTCCAGAATCCAGCATCGTCGATGTCCTGATCGATGCCAGCCAATGGCTGGATCTGCACCGTTTCTTCCGCCCGATCGCCGGCACCGAGAGCCAGGTCGAAGATCTGCCCCGACGTGTGATCACCACGCTATTTTGCTATGGCTGCAACCTGGGGCCGACGCAGACGGCGCGGTCGATCAAGGGCTTCAGCCGGCGCCAAGTCGCTTGGCTAAACCTGAAATACGTGACCGAGGATGTGCTTGAGAAGGCCATCGTGGAGGTCATCAATACCTACAACAAATTCGACCTGCCTGGCTATTGGGGCAGCGGCAAGAGCGCATCAGCTGATGGCACGAAGTGGAGCGTGTACGAGGACAACCTGCTGTCGGAGTATCACATCCGCTACGGCGGCTACGGTGGCATCGGCTACTACCATGTGTCCGATAAATACGTGGCGCTCTTCAGCCACTTCATTCCCTGTGGCGTGCACGAGGGCATCTACATCCTCGACGGTCTGTTGGCCAACACTTCCGACATCCAGCCTGAGATCGTCCATGGCGACACGCAGGCCCAAAGCTACCCGGTCTTCGGCCTTGCCCACATGCTGGGCATCCAGCTGATGCCCAGGATCCGGAACATCAAGGACCTGACATTCTTTCGGCCCGAACCGGGTAGGGCTTATAAGAACATCCAGGCACTGTTCGGGGACAGCATCGACTGGCAACTGATCGCCACCCATCTCCACGACATGCTGCGGGTGGCGATCTCAATCCGATTGGGCAAGATCACCGCGTCCTCGATCCTGCGCCGGCTGGGCACCTACAGCCGGAAGAACAAGCTGTACTTCGCCTTCCGGGAACTTGGCAAGGCCGTTCGAACGCTGTTCTTGCTGCGCTACATTGATGACAATGAGATCCGCAAAACGATCCATGCTGCCACCAACAAGAGCGAGGAATACAACGGCTTCGTGAAATGGGTGTTCTTTGGCAGCCAGGGGATCATTGCTGAGAACGTCCAACACGAGCAGCGCAAGATCATCAAGTACAGCCAGCTGGTGGCCAACATGATCATCCTCCACAACGTGGAAGGCATGAGCCGGACCTTGGCCGAGATGAGGAAGGAGGGGATTGAACTGACGCCCGAGATCCTGGCCGGCCTGTCGCCTTATCGGACCAGCCACATCAATCGCTTCGGCGATTACCACCTGGATCTTGAAAGGGAAGTGGCGCCGCTGAGCTACAAAGCCAAGGTGCTTGAACAGACCCCATAG
- a CDS encoding DUF736 domain-containing protein: MANIGTFTAEKDGFTGTLRTLTLNVKVKLVPNDKGEKENAPDFRLQAAGHDIGAAWKKTSEAGRDYLSVTVDDPSFPAAIYARLIESENGTHDLIWSRSKPQAA; this comes from the coding sequence ATGGCTAACATCGGCACTTTCACCGCAGAGAAAGACGGCTTCACCGGCACGCTCCGCACCCTGACGCTCAACGTCAAGGTCAAGCTGGTTCCCAACGACAAGGGCGAGAAGGAGAACGCCCCCGATTTCCGCCTGCAGGCGGCCGGCCACGACATCGGCGCGGCGTGGAAGAAGACGAGCGAGGCCGGGCGGGATTACCTGTCCGTGACCGTCGACGATCCTTCGTTCCCGGCAGCGATCTATGCCCGCCTGATCGAAAGCGAGAACGGCACGCACGACCTGATCTGGTCGCGCAGCAAGCCGCAGGCGGCCTGA
- a CDS encoding cytochrome c/FTR1 family iron permease — translation MPLPNALIRYCLIALLIGWVLPASAQAEPAAADLRQTWQMLDYIAVDYPGAVQAGRVIAPNEYAEMSEFAGAVRSQLAALPGGQNQQELTAQADRLVQAVAEKADPAQVATLARGLGTTLLARYPIGAVPASPPKTSQAASIYSQQCAACHGPTGHGDGPAAQALSPPPIAFTDATRAAQRTPLSLYEVISQGVPGTGMVSFSGLAESDRWALAFYVGSLGYSSQAKAQGEALWRTSAEAHTHIPSLEALTRTREADLATTMPADQANAIIAYLRSQPQAVNEAVPGADRFAVARQRLAASQRAYADEDLAQAKKLALSSYLDGVEPLEPTLATRNPSLLREIETAMAGYRAQLDQHDPAADVAVQAAQIAQLFDRADVALQDTRIEASTAFLGSFTILVREGLEALLIVIGIVAFLRKAERSDVLPYVHAGWICALLAGAATWAVATYFVDISGANREVTEGVSALFAAAVLLSVGIWMHQKSLAGRWQEYLHAKLTNALTRRSAVFLFMLAFVAVYREVFETILFYIAMWSDQASTAILAGLVAGIAVLAAVAYWMLRMSRRLPIGRFFSISSILIAVMAVILIGKGVAALQEAGWISQTPLALPRIEWIGLYPNWQSLLAQVLVGTAAIVGFLANARSGVRRQPGANKQ, via the coding sequence ATGCCACTGCCCAACGCCTTGATTCGCTACTGCCTGATTGCCTTGCTGATCGGCTGGGTTCTGCCCGCTTCTGCTCAGGCGGAGCCTGCCGCAGCAGACCTGCGCCAAACCTGGCAGATGCTCGATTACATCGCGGTCGACTACCCCGGCGCGGTCCAGGCCGGCCGCGTAATTGCCCCCAACGAATACGCCGAAATGAGCGAGTTTGCCGGCGCCGTGCGCAGTCAGCTGGCAGCATTGCCCGGTGGCCAGAACCAGCAGGAGCTGACGGCCCAGGCCGACCGCCTAGTCCAGGCGGTGGCAGAGAAGGCCGACCCGGCGCAAGTGGCAACGTTGGCGCGCGGGCTCGGCACGACGCTGTTGGCCCGCTACCCAATCGGCGCTGTTCCGGCGAGCCCGCCGAAGACCTCCCAGGCCGCGTCCATCTACAGCCAGCAGTGCGCGGCTTGTCACGGCCCCACAGGTCACGGTGATGGCCCCGCCGCGCAAGCGTTAAGTCCGCCGCCGATCGCGTTCACCGATGCCACTCGCGCCGCGCAGCGAACGCCGCTTTCGTTGTACGAGGTCATTTCCCAGGGTGTGCCGGGTACCGGCATGGTCAGCTTCTCTGGGCTGGCAGAAAGTGATCGCTGGGCGTTGGCATTCTATGTGGGCAGCTTGGGGTACTCCTCGCAAGCCAAGGCTCAAGGTGAAGCGTTATGGCGCACCAGTGCCGAGGCCCATACGCACATTCCCTCGCTCGAAGCGCTGACACGCACGCGAGAGGCCGATCTTGCCACCACGATGCCCGCCGATCAGGCAAACGCGATCATCGCCTACCTGCGTTCGCAGCCACAGGCAGTAAACGAAGCGGTACCAGGAGCCGATCGCTTTGCGGTGGCGCGGCAGCGACTGGCCGCCAGCCAGCGCGCTTACGCTGATGAGGACCTGGCTCAAGCCAAGAAGCTTGCGCTCTCGTCCTATCTGGATGGTGTAGAGCCGCTTGAACCCACGCTGGCCACGCGCAATCCGTCATTGCTGCGAGAGATCGAAACGGCCATGGCAGGCTACCGCGCGCAGCTGGATCAGCACGATCCGGCGGCTGACGTGGCCGTGCAGGCAGCGCAAATTGCCCAGCTGTTTGATCGGGCGGACGTGGCGCTGCAGGACACCAGAATAGAGGCCAGTACCGCGTTTCTGGGCAGCTTTACCATCTTGGTGCGCGAAGGACTGGAAGCGCTGCTGATCGTGATTGGCATCGTGGCGTTCTTGCGTAAAGCCGAGCGGTCTGATGTGTTGCCGTATGTGCATGCGGGTTGGATCTGCGCGTTGTTGGCAGGCGCAGCTACCTGGGCAGTGGCTACTTACTTTGTTGATATCAGCGGTGCGAACCGGGAAGTCACTGAGGGCGTCTCGGCCTTGTTCGCTGCCGCTGTCCTGCTCAGCGTAGGCATCTGGATGCACCAAAAGAGCCTTGCAGGGCGGTGGCAGGAGTACCTGCACGCCAAGCTGACGAATGCGCTGACACGGCGCTCGGCTGTTTTCCTGTTCATGCTGGCCTTTGTCGCGGTGTACCGCGAGGTGTTTGAGACGATCTTGTTCTACATCGCGATGTGGAGCGATCAGGCGTCCACCGCCATCCTCGCAGGCCTGGTGGCGGGAATCGCGGTGTTGGCTGCGGTGGCGTACTGGATGCTGCGCATGAGCAGGCGACTGCCGATTGGCCGGTTCTTTTCGATCAGCTCGATTCTCATCGCGGTGATGGCGGTCATCCTGATCGGTAAAGGCGTGGCCGCGTTGCAGGAAGCGGGCTGGATCTCTCAAACACCGCTTGCGTTGCCGCGCATCGAATGGATCGGCCTGTATCCGAACTGGCAGTCGCTGCTGGCGCAGGTACTGGTAGGCACCGCCGCCATCGTGGGGTTCCTCGCCAATGCCCGTTCCGGTGTGCGTAGACAGCCAGGCGCAAACAAGCAATGA
- a CDS encoding helix-turn-helix domain-containing protein, which yields MKISQAADASGCHLETIRYYERIGLLPRPGRTGNGYRVYGPADIERLRFIARGRDLGFSLEEVRSLLQLAGDEELSCRDVDRLARSHLADVRARMADLQRMASELERVIASCHGGQRAECTILSTLRQPAAVEATRQ from the coding sequence ATGAAAATCAGTCAGGCTGCCGACGCCAGCGGATGCCACTTGGAGACGATTCGCTATTACGAGCGGATCGGGTTGCTGCCGCGCCCGGGGCGCACGGGCAACGGCTACCGGGTCTATGGCCCGGCCGACATCGAGCGGCTGCGCTTCATTGCGCGTGGCCGGGACCTGGGCTTCAGCCTGGAGGAGGTCCGCAGCCTGCTGCAGCTGGCCGGCGATGAGGAGCTTTCGTGCCGGGACGTGGACCGGTTGGCCCGCAGCCATCTGGCCGACGTGCGCGCCCGCATGGCCGACCTGCAGCGCATGGCCAGCGAGCTGGAACGGGTGATTGCCAGTTGCCATGGCGGCCAGCGGGCCGAATGCACCATCCTGTCAACGCTGCGCCAGCCGGCCGCTGTGGAGGCCACGCGCCAGTGA
- a CDS encoding TolC family protein, translating into MHVRLAALAAWLLLSAAATPATAEELMTLDDAFARVAQTHPELRLVDARATVLAAERDQAVQRPPWTLGAEVENALGTGAARGLDSAELTLSLSSVLERGGKLDARRTLAQSRIDALAVQRETGRLDLLAETARRYLAVVGADRQRSLADKDVGQRQRTVAAARQRLEAGASPESVLLTAQAALARAELTRDRAEQQRIAARQHLAALWGERAPSFEVAAADPMTLPAIASMQTLAEELERTPELAQFADAGRIAQARLQLARSAAAPDLSWQLGVRRLQETDDTALVASLSMPLGSRSRAQPEIRAGEAELEVMAIEREAKGLSLYSTLVEAHGRYTVAQAEVARLQGDVLPKLARAEQAAERAYRAGAISYLEWAQLQSERTAMAQQQLDVALDAQRALIEIQRLTGQALVTPPSAASIGETP; encoded by the coding sequence ATGCATGTGCGATTGGCGGCCCTGGCCGCGTGGCTACTGTTGAGCGCGGCGGCAACGCCGGCGACAGCGGAAGAGCTGATGACCTTGGACGATGCGTTTGCACGCGTGGCCCAAACCCACCCCGAGCTGCGCCTGGTCGATGCGCGGGCCACCGTGCTCGCTGCCGAGCGCGACCAGGCCGTGCAGCGGCCACCGTGGACGTTGGGGGCGGAGGTTGAAAATGCGCTGGGCACTGGCGCAGCCCGCGGCCTGGACAGCGCCGAGCTGACCTTGAGCCTGAGCTCGGTCCTGGAGCGCGGCGGCAAGCTCGACGCCCGCCGCACCTTGGCCCAAAGCCGGATTGATGCACTGGCCGTGCAGCGCGAGACCGGGCGGCTGGACCTGCTCGCCGAGACGGCGCGGCGCTATCTGGCCGTCGTCGGAGCCGACCGGCAACGCAGCCTGGCGGACAAGGATGTTGGCCAGCGCCAGCGAACCGTGGCCGCTGCCCGGCAGCGCCTGGAGGCTGGCGCGTCGCCCGAGTCGGTGCTGCTGACTGCACAGGCGGCGCTGGCGCGCGCAGAGCTGACCCGTGATCGCGCCGAGCAGCAGCGAATCGCCGCCCGTCAGCATCTGGCCGCACTGTGGGGCGAACGGGCTCCCAGCTTCGAGGTGGCCGCAGCCGATCCGATGACCTTGCCCGCGATCGCGTCCATGCAGACATTGGCCGAGGAACTGGAGCGCACTCCCGAGCTGGCGCAATTTGCCGACGCCGGCCGAATCGCGCAGGCGCGACTCCAGCTGGCGCGCTCGGCGGCCGCGCCAGACTTGTCGTGGCAGCTGGGCGTGCGCCGCCTGCAGGAGACTGACGACACCGCGCTGGTGGCCAGCCTGTCCATGCCGCTGGGCAGCCGCAGCCGTGCGCAGCCAGAGATCCGCGCCGGCGAAGCCGAACTGGAGGTGATGGCAATCGAGCGCGAGGCCAAGGGCCTGTCGCTGTATTCCACGTTGGTCGAGGCCCATGGCCGCTATACCGTGGCGCAGGCCGAGGTTGCACGGCTGCAAGGCGACGTGCTGCCGAAGTTGGCCCGGGCCGAGCAGGCCGCCGAGCGCGCCTATCGCGCCGGCGCGATCAGCTACCTGGAATGGGCACAGTTGCAGTCCGAACGCACGGCCATGGCCCAGCAGCAGCTGGACGTGGCGCTCGATGCACAGCGCGCCCTGATCGAAATTCAACGACTGACCGGCCAGGCGCTTGTAACGCCGCCGTCGGCCGCTTCCATTGGAGAAACCCCATGA
- a CDS encoding DMT family transporter, with product MTSHPSILAALAAALLFGASTPFAKQLAGDISPILLAGLLYLGSGIGLWVVRLIRDRGFAAPDLPAREWPWLLGAIASGGVLGPLLLMVGLTHTSAADASLLLNLEAVLTAVLAWVVFRENADRRIVLGMLLIVAGGLLLAWSQHGGTVQSSALGSFAVAGACLCWAVDNNLTRKVSATDAVFIAGTKGLVAGITNCTLALALGVTLPAWPRMAEAMSVGLAGYGVSLVLFVLALRGLGSARTGAYFSTAPFIGAVVAIAVFQEPTSAAFWLAAVLMGVGVWLHLTERHEHLHTHEPLEHVHRHVHDEHHRHEHAFAWDGVEPHSHPHRHAPITHRHPHFPDVHHQHSH from the coding sequence ATGACAAGCCATCCCTCGATTCTGGCTGCGCTTGCGGCCGCGCTGCTGTTCGGTGCCAGCACGCCTTTTGCGAAACAGCTTGCAGGCGACATTTCCCCGATATTGCTCGCTGGCTTGCTGTACCTCGGCAGCGGCATCGGGCTTTGGGTGGTTCGCCTCATCAGGGATCGCGGCTTTGCCGCGCCTGATCTGCCGGCGCGAGAGTGGCCCTGGCTGCTAGGGGCCATCGCCAGCGGCGGCGTGCTCGGCCCCTTGCTCCTGATGGTGGGCCTGACCCACACTTCGGCAGCCGATGCCTCGCTGCTGCTCAATCTGGAGGCGGTACTGACCGCGGTGCTGGCGTGGGTGGTCTTCCGCGAGAACGCCGATCGGCGCATCGTGCTGGGCATGCTCCTCATCGTGGCGGGCGGCCTGCTGCTGGCATGGTCGCAGCACGGTGGCACGGTACAGAGCAGCGCACTGGGCAGCTTCGCCGTGGCCGGTGCCTGCCTGTGCTGGGCCGTGGACAACAACCTGACGCGCAAGGTGTCGGCCACCGATGCCGTCTTCATCGCAGGCACCAAAGGGCTGGTGGCCGGCATCACGAATTGCACGCTGGCGTTGGCGCTGGGCGTCACGCTGCCGGCCTGGCCGCGCATGGCCGAAGCCATGAGCGTCGGACTGGCCGGCTACGGCGTCAGCCTGGTGCTGTTCGTCCTGGCGCTGCGCGGCCTCGGCTCCGCCCGCACGGGCGCGTATTTTTCGACCGCGCCTTTCATCGGGGCCGTCGTTGCCATCGCCGTCTTTCAGGAACCGACCTCGGCGGCTTTCTGGCTGGCGGCCGTGCTGATGGGCGTCGGGGTCTGGTTGCACCTGACCGAACGGCATGAGCACCTGCACACGCATGAACCGCTGGAACATGTCCATCGGCATGTGCACGACGAACACCATCGCCATGAACACGCCTTCGCGTGGGATGGCGTAGAGCCGCATTCACATCCGCACCGGCATGCGCCGATCACGCATCGCCATCCCCATTTCCCCGACGTGCATCACCAGCACAGCCATTAG
- a CDS encoding helix-turn-helix transcriptional regulator, whose amino-acid sequence MAAKHSLATAIRTVRKARGLTQEAFSDVSSRTYMSSLEREQKSPTLHKLTELCEVMEVHPLTLLTLAYAGDSTRKADQLLAQVRQELEAVLKERDAP is encoded by the coding sequence GTGGCGGCGAAACACTCATTGGCAACGGCGATACGGACGGTCAGGAAAGCGCGGGGCTTGACCCAGGAAGCGTTCTCTGACGTGTCGAGCCGTACCTACATGAGTTCGCTGGAGCGGGAGCAGAAAAGCCCGACCCTGCACAAGCTGACCGAGCTGTGCGAAGTCATGGAAGTGCATCCGCTCACGCTGCTGACGCTGGCCTACGCCGGCGATAGCACGCGCAAGGCCGATCAGCTTCTGGCGCAGGTGCGCCAGGAGCTTGAGGCCGTCTTGAAGGAACGCGACGCGCCATAG
- a CDS encoding cation transporter has translation MSDCGCHHEAKNKEERRILWIALVLNAAMAVIGGIAGWIAHSTGLLADALDMLSDATAYAIGLVAIGRTARFKANAAWVSGSVLLLLGVGVLVEVGRRVMYGAEPVSGWMIGTALVSLAVNLKVLRMLAPLKSGEVHLRATWLFTRADVVANVGVILAGLLVWWLASPYPDFVIGALIGLYVIKEAFEILGDARRAHADARKTPA, from the coding sequence ATGAGTGATTGCGGGTGCCACCACGAAGCCAAGAACAAGGAGGAGCGGCGCATCCTCTGGATCGCCTTGGTGCTGAATGCAGCGATGGCCGTGATCGGCGGCATTGCCGGCTGGATTGCCCATTCCACCGGGCTGCTGGCCGACGCGCTGGACATGCTGTCTGACGCCACCGCCTATGCCATTGGCCTGGTCGCTATCGGGCGCACGGCGCGCTTCAAGGCCAACGCCGCGTGGGTCAGTGGCAGCGTGCTGCTGCTGCTGGGCGTAGGCGTGCTGGTCGAAGTGGGCCGCCGGGTGATGTATGGCGCCGAGCCGGTCAGCGGTTGGATGATCGGTACCGCTCTGGTCTCGCTCGCCGTGAACCTAAAGGTGCTCCGTATGCTCGCCCCATTGAAGTCCGGCGAAGTGCATTTGCGAGCGACCTGGCTGTTTACCCGCGCCGATGTGGTGGCCAACGTTGGGGTGATTCTGGCCGGCCTGTTGGTGTGGTGGCTGGCCAGCCCCTACCCGGATTTCGTGATCGGCGCCCTGATCGGTCTGTATGTGATCAAGGAGGCTTTCGAGATCTTGGGTGATGCTCGCCGGGCACATGCCGACGCGCGCAAAACGCCTGCATGA